From Rhodopseudomonas palustris:
CGACTGCTCCGGGAACGACGGCACCTCCTGCTTTCCGTACACGGTGCCGTGCTGATAGGAGACCATCGGAAACGACGTCGCCTTGGTGTCGGGCACCGCGATCAGTCCGGTGGCGACGATCGGCTTGTTGCCGCGCTCGGGCACCACCGACGAATAGGTCACGCGATATAGTTTTACGGCGTTGGTGGCGGGCGTGTAGGTCACCTGGATGCCGGCGAATTTCGGCGTGTCGGTGCTCAGGATCCTGTCGAGGCGATCGACGTCCCAGCGATCGAGATACTGATAGGAGACGCCGGAGCCGACCTGCACCGGGCCGCGCGGCTGCTGGGCGCTCGCCGGCGACCAGACGAGCGCCGCGCACGCAACTACGACACCGATCCGAACCAGACCTGTCATCATCATCTTCATCCGCCGCCGAGTTGTGAGTTGAAACGGTGAGCGCGGCGCGCCGCGCTGTTGCGCGCGTGTGTAGCAATGCGAGGTAAAGAATGAGTTCCACGGCCGTGATCACGGGCGATCGCGGCGCGCGTGATCACGATCGAACACGATCGATCGCGCGCCTGGCCGCGCCGCATTGTGAACGCATTGTGAGCGCTCCTTGGCCACCAAAACCGCGACCGATACGACGCTTGTGTTTGCCGGCTGTTTCGGTTAAGGTCTTTCAATTCGATTAGCCGCTGTGACTTTCTGAACGCGCCTGCGGGCTCCTTCCCAAAGACATCGATTAGTTGAACGACGACGTGTGATCGTCACACGTCTATATGCTTTGGAGAAGACAAGATGCCGACAGGAACCGTGAAGTGGTTCAATGGACAAAAGGGCTTCGGCTTTATCGCGCCGAACGACGGTGGCAACGATGTGTTCGTTCACATCAGCGCCGTTGAACGCGCCGGGCTTTCGGGCCTCGCGGAAGGCCAGAAGGTGAATTTCGAGCTCAAGACCGACAAGATGCGCGGTAAGACGAGCGCGGAAAATCTCGAGCTGGTCTGATCCAGCTCGCTCCGTTTCACGGATGTACTGAAACGGTAGGTGTGACCCGCTCGATCCTCTGCGATTGGGCGGGCGTCGCCATGTCTGCAGGTCTGTTCCCTGAAGGCGTGGCGTCTACAAGCTGAGGATCTCGATATGGTCGGCAAAAGCGACAGCGAACGATCCCCCGCGAGCCTCGACCGGGCCCGCAAGAAGCAGCTCGCCAGCGAAGAAGGCGCGCGCACCATGGCGCAGTTCCAGACCGAAGCGGTCAATGTGCGCAAGAACATGGAGCGCCTGCGGGCGCTGCGGCTCGCCAAGGAAGCCCAGGCCGAGAGCGACGCCCAGATCGCCGCCGAGAATGCTCCCCCGGCGAAGAAGAAATCGCGCAAGAAGGCCTGATCGCGCGGCGAGGCCTGTCCGGGGCTTCGGTTCGAGAGCCCGTTCTGCCGGAGCTGTATCCGTCTGGAGTTGAAAATGGCCGTGCCTGACGACTTCAAACTGATCCGCGAAATCCGCGACGCCGGCGGACGCAAGCAGGTGTTCAACCCGCGCGAACAGCACAGATACGAGGACCTGGTGGTGCTGGGCTGGCTGAAACGCTCGCCCCCGCTGGAATCCAAATCGGCGTTCTATCAGATCACCGACCGCGGCAAGGCAGCCGCCGTGCGCTCCTGACGACGCCGCAGGCGGTCCGTCTCCGGGCGTTTGCGCGCGCGGGCGGCTCCCGGTCGCGCGGCGATCACTGCTTCAGCAGATTCTCCGAGGATTCCGGCGCCTTGCCGTCGGATTGTTCGGCGACCTCTCGGGTTTCGTTGCTGAGATTGCCCTCGCCGTAGCTGACCGGCCTGCGTTCCTGTTCGGCCTCCGCCTCGCCGTCGCTCCCCTCGGGCTGCGCTGCCGGCGCGCTCGCCGCGTCCCGGCGGAGGATCGGGATGCCTTTCGGAAACACCACCTCGCGCGCCGGATCGGGAAGCTCGATCCCGCCCTTCTGCAGCGCCTCCTTGGTGAGCCGCAGCAGCGCCGAATTGATCTTGGCTGGTGAATAGGTGGCGCTGGCGAACCAGTAGTAGATCCGAAGATTGACGCTCGCCTCGCCGAGCTCTTCGACCAGCACCAGCGGCTCCGGGGTGTCGAGGACGGCGGGGTGCTGCGCCAGCACCCCCGCGATCAGCGCCTGCGCCTTGGTGGTGGGCGAATCATAGCCGATCCCGACCGCGAAGGTCGCGCGCCGGCTCGCCGTGCTGCTGAAATTGACGATCGTGCTCTTGAAGACGATGGCGTTGGGAATCTGCACGTAGTTGCCGGCGAGCGTGAGCAGCACGGTGGTGCGCATGTTCAGGTTCTGGACGATGCCGGTGTTGCCGGCGACCTCGATCAGATCGCCGGTGCTGAACGGATTGCGGACGCTGAGCAGAATGCTGGCGAGGAAATTCTCGGCGATGTCGCGGAAGGCGAAGCCGACGATGATGCCGATCAGCCCGGTGCCGCCGAGCACGGTGAGTGCGAGCCGCGTCAGCCCGGCGACCTGAAGCACGAAGTAGATGCCGAGCAGATAAATCGGGATCGAAAACGCCGCAACGATCACCGACTGGAGCAGCGACGACGGCACGCGTCGGGCGAAGAACATCCGCGCAAACAGCCCAACCAGACGGGCCAGGCCCCACGTCACGAGCAGGATGACGGCAGCCAGCAGCAACCAGGGCCAGGCCTGAACCGCCTGCCGATAGATGGTGACGAACTCGCTGCCGGCGCGACCGAAGGTCGAGCCGAGATTGGCATCGACCTCGATGCGGTTCACCACCGCAACGGTCCCCTCGGTGTTCTGGGCGAGGGTGCCGGCCCAGCGGCGATGCTCCTGGGTGTCGGTTCCGCCCTCGAGGAACACCACGCCGTCCCGCACCGAAACGGCGGGATTCTGAAACCAGTTGGTCGATCGCAGGATGCGCTGGATGCGGCCGGCGATCGCCTGATCGTCGGCGGTGGGATCGACCTCGACCGGCTTCGAAACCGCGGTGTCGGCCTGCTCGCCGGGGAGCAATCCGGCCGGCGGGGTCTGGGCGGACGCCAGCGTGGCACAGACCGCAAGCCAGAAGGCGATCAGCACCACACTCTGCACGATGCCGAAGATCCGCCCTCGCCCGCCGCTGCCGCGCATGCCGAAGCCGGGCTGACGGCGCGAGAGCGAACGATCCATTCCGGCTCCTGTGTGAGATCGGGGTCGCGCATCGGGGAGACGCGACGCTCCGTCGGACGCGCGGCGCCTCGCCCCGGCCGGCCGTCGCGGCCGGCGGTTCCGCTGCCAACTTGCGCCGGAACGGATTGTTCCCGCGAAGCCGGCGGCCCCCCCGGACGGCGGGGCTGGATTATGCTCTTGGCGTCTCGCGTGTCGCGAACAGCACCGCGAGCAGCGCGCAGGTCATCACCGCGGTCGAGACGTAGCCGTTGACGTGCAGCAGGCCGGCGGCGAACAGCGCGCCGCCGATCGCGGAGCCGATCGCCTGGCCGACATACAGCACCGAAGTGTTGAGCGACACGGTGACGCCCGCCAGCGCCGGATCGGCGGTGAGCAGGCGCACCTGCTGCATCGAATTCGCCGCCGCGAAGCCGAGCCCCCAGATCGCCACCGACGCCGCCATCACGGCGAAATGGCCGGCGCCGAAGGTCCAGCCGGCGATGCGGGAAACCGGCGGACGCAAGCAGGTGTTCAATCCGCGCGAGCAGCGACGCTACGAGGATCTGGTGACGCTCGGCTGGCTGAAGCGCTCGCTGCCGCTGGACACCAAATCCGGCGTTCTACCAGATCACCGACCGCGGCAGTCAGAAGCTGACCCGCGGCGTCAGAATATCGCAGCTAGTGTCCCTCAGTTGCGTAGATTTCCTGTGAGTCGCTCAATTTCTTTCTCGTCCGGAAACGGTTTTCGAAGTCCAAGGTCACTAGCTACTGAGACACATGCCTCGCTTATCGAAGTCGCCGGATATACTAGGGTGTTACGCGCATTTTCGAGTACGCCATGGGTATGATGAGCGGTCACCCATCGCATTTCATGATCAAGCGTATTTACGCGATCACGAATAATCCGTTCCAGGTTGAAAAGCGAAACTCGGGCCTCATAGTTCTGCACGTCTGAAAACGGGGAGAGCTGTCCAAATACGTCAATCGTGGTCTTTAGTGCCTCCAGTTGACGCTGAAGCGCATCCCCAAAATTATTATTGTCTTTCCAGTTTTCGATCTCAGCAATGGCCAAAAGTCGGTGAGCGTCGTCTCGGATTGCGAGTACAGCTTCACCAACTAAACGCTCAAGCGCTGATGTTCGGAGTGAGTTGGAATGACGGGCCGCCCAAACCGAGCCGAGCACTGTAATACCCGCCCCCAATGCCGAACCAATAAGCGTCGCGACTCCGCCATCCATCGCAAGACGCCCAAACTCGGGAGCGGAGGCAAGTCCCATCAGAAAACCGACCAGCCCGACCGTTCCCAAGGCGCACCAATGCGGCAGCGGCGGAGCTCTGAAAACGAACTTGTGGACAATTCCAGCAAGCTCTTTTGCGCTTTTGAATCGGCTAGCGAAAAAACCATGGAGAGACTTGAATCGGCCAACACCCTGAGAACGCATTCTTGAAAATGCACCGAATCTCAATTGGTCATCACTCCACCCGGAGTTCTTCGGATTCGGCCACTTCGACATTGATAATACCCCGCGCATCTGAGCAACTAGGCTTGATTCAGACGCGCGAATCCAAGACGGCGTCAGAAGATTAATGCGCTGAATCGGGCACGCAACAATTGCCTTATACTAATGTGTCCACTCAAGAAATCTGTTCTGGGTGCAAGTCAAGCGATTAGCAGAAATCTGTAGGGAGAAGAAGTCAACCTTTCGCCTTCTTCTCCCGCGTCGCGAACAGCACCGCGAGCAGCGCGCAGGTCATCACCGCGGTCGAGACGTAGCCGTTGACGTGCAGCAGGCCGGCGGCGAACAGCGCGCCGCCGATCGCCGAGCCGATCGCCTGGCCGACATACAGCACCGAGGTGTTGAGCGACACGGTGACGCCCGCCAGCGCCGGATCGGCGGTGAGCAGGCGCACCTGCTGCATCGAATTCGCCGCCGCGAAGCCGAGCCCCCAGATCGCCACCGACGCCGCCATCACGGCGAAATGGCCGGCGCCGAACGTCCAGCCGGCGATGCCCGCGAGCATGAAGGCGGTGAACAGCGCCGAAGTGTTGTAGGCGCCCCAGCCGTCGACGATCCGGCTGGCGATCACGCTGCCGACGAAGCCGAACACGCCGTAGAGCGCGAACACCAGCCCGATCTCGGCCGGGCCGGCGCCGGTCAGACCGGTCAGCAGCGGGCCGAAATAGGTGAACACCACGAATTGCCCGGAGGTCTGCAGCGACGACACGCCGAGCAGCCTGAGGATGCGGCGGCTGCGGCCGACCGCGGCCCAGGTCGACAGGTCGACCGGCGTCGCGCGCAGCCCGCCCGGCAGTCGCGCCCACAACAGCACGAAGGCGACCAGCCCGATCGCGCCGAGCAGGCCATAGGCCTCGCGCCAGCCGAAATGGCCGGCGACGAAGGCGATCATCGGCACGCCGAGCGCCACCGCCAGCGACCAGCCGAGAAACACATAGGCCATGGTGCCGCCGCGCTTCTCCGGCGACACCAGCAGCGCCACCGCGCCGGCCGCCTGCGGCGTGTACAGCGCGCCGACCGAGAGCATCGCGATCCGCACGCCCAGCAGCACGGCGTAGTTCGGCGCCAATGCCGAAGCGAGATTGCCGAGCGCGAGCACCAGGAGCGTCGTCGTCAGCAGCAGCCGGCGGTCGATCCTAGAGGTCAGCCACGCCGACAGCGGCGAGCCGATGCACAGCACCACCGCGCCGAAAGTGATCAGCAGCCCGGCTTCGCGGATGCTGACGCCGAGGCCCTGGGACAATTCGCCGAGCATGCCGGCCGGCGCCAGAACCGCCGTTCCGGTGACGAAATTGCCGAGCATCAGGGCGGAGGGAGCGAAAGCGCGGGACACGCCGAGGGGTCTAGCAGAAACTCAATGCAGGTGCATTAAAATTTGCGGACGGTCCGCGCGGCGCCGCCATGCGAGAAACCGGCAACGGCCGCGCCCTCTTGGGCCCGGTCGACTGCCGGCGCGATCACGCCTCCGGCTCGAAGAATCGAAATCCATTCCGGCCCTCGGACTTCACCGCATAGAGCGCAACGTCGGCCATCTTGAGCATGGCGGCGGCATCCGTCGCGGCATGCGGCGCCATCGCGATCCCGATGCTGACGCCGACCGAAACCTGCGCTCCCTCGATGTCGAATGGTTGCGAGATCAGCCTGACGATTCGCTCGGCCAGCCCCCTCGCCGCCTTCGCACGGTCCTTTGCGCCGAACTGAACGATCGCGAATTCGTCGCCGCCCAGGCGGGCGAGTACATCGGTCTTTCGAAGCGAGGATTTGAGCCGTTGCGCAGCTTCCCGCAGCAACTGGTCTCCGGCGGGGTGCCCGAGCGTGTCGTTGACCTGCTTGAACCTGTCGAGATCCAGCATCAACAAGGTGAACGGCTCGCCGTTGCGCTGCAGACGCGCCACGGCGGCCTCGATGGTCTCGTCGAACGCCGCGCGATTTGCCAGCCCGGTCAGAAGATCGTGGTGTGCGAGAAAGAGAATCTCGGCCTCGCGGCGCTGCTGCTCGGTGATGTCTTCATGCGTGCTGACCCAGCCGCCTTCCGGCAGAGGCTGCCGGGTCAGATTGATGAGCCGCCCGTCGGACAGTTGCTGGATCTGGCTGGAGGTATCGGTCGGAAGAACATACAGCTTCAGCCATTCCTCCTGACTTCCGATATCACCCGCAACGACGCCGTTCGCAATGCAGGACTGAACGATGTCCCGGATATGCGTTCCGACCTGTTGCAGCGCATCCGGCAAGCGATAGAGTTTGGCGTACAAATTGTTGCACATCACCAGCCGACCGTCGGAGTCGAACATCGCGACGCCGTCGCCCAGATTCTCGAGTGCGGCCTTCAGCCGGGCAGTCTGGACGCGCTGCTCCTGTTCGCGAGCCAGGCGGAGCTGGACGATCTCCGCTTTCATGCGCCGCGCCGTCTCGCCGTCGATCAGCGCCCGGAATTCCTGCGCGATCGCGATATCGCCTTCCTTCCAGGGGGCGGAATGACCGCTCACGGTCTGGATCCAGACGGCGAAGGACGCGCGGGGCGAGATGACGCCGGTGGCCGCATCGGCGAAGGCAGGTTCGGCCGGGTTACCGCCCCAGCGCGTCGTGCGCGACTGTTCCGGGCGAAACCACAACATCGCGTCGTCCGCGCCCACCAGCGGCAGCAGCAGCGCGCCGCTGCCGTCCCGCTTGCATGCGGACAGTTCGGGATGACGCAAGCCGAGGTCGTCGCAGGCCAGCAATTCGCCGGCGGATTCCTCACGCAGCCGCGCGAGCGCCCGCTCGGCCTGGTCGAGCGGCGGCGTCCGTCCGACGCAGCGAACCTTCCCGGAAAAACTGATGATGGCGCCGGCGGCATCGACCAGATCGAGCAACTCGGATTCGGTCGCGGCGAACGCCTCGAGCATCGTCGGCGCGGACGCGAACTGCTCGGCGAGCCGCGTCATCGTGGCGTTGCGCTCGGCCCTCTTCCTGGCGGCCTCGGCCTCGCCCAGAGGCCCCAGCAATGTGGAGACGAATTGTCCCAGAATGTCGGCGGCCGCGCGCAACTCCGGGCCCGGATTCCGCGGCGTGCGATGGTGACACACCAACATGCCCCACAGCTCCGGCCCCTCCGCCAGTCCGATCGTCAAGCTCGCCGCGGTCTGCATGTTCTGCATGTAAGCGAGATGGTAGGGCGAGACGCTGCGCAAGGTGCTGCAGGTCAGATCGAGCGGCGCCTCGCCATCGAGCGTCCGGTCGGTGAGCAACGGCACCGGCCGATAGCGGGAATCGACGATCGCGCCGACGCGCTGGCGCAGATAGAGCCGCCTGGCCTGAGGCGGAATGTCCGATGCGGGATAGTGAAGCCCCAGATACGGATCCATCTCGGAACCGCGGGCCTCGGCGATCACCTCGCCATGGCCGTCGGTGTCGAAGCGGTAGGCCATCACCCGGTCGTAGCCGGTGATCTCTCTCAGGCTGCGCACCGCGAGCGCACAGAGTTCGCGCTGCCCCTCGGCGGACCTGAACGCGTCCAGCACGGCGCGGACCCGGTGCACCGGCGAGATCGGCGCGATGCTCGGCGAAACAGGTTCGACATCGATGCAGACCTGCGGGCCGACCCGGTACGCGGTCAGATGCAGGTCTTTGCCGTACCAGCCGGACAACTGATACAACGCGCTGTGGTCGCGGGATATCGCGTCCAGGATCGCCGAACTGGCCAACGCCCCGATCGATTGCTGAAGCGTTCGTCCCAGCGCAGCGCCGGCGGAGATGCCGAGCATGTCGTCGAGATTGGCACTGGCATGCGTGACCAGGGAAGTGTCGACCCGCGCGGCGAGCAAGGCCCCGTGCGGCTGGATCGCGCCGGGAATGTGGATCGGCTCTCGGCCGCAGATCGAATCGTCCAGATGATCGGATTGCACACCGTCACTCGCCATGGCTGATGGTCTCTTTCCGGATCGGGCTGGGCCGATCAGCCATGACTCCGAACCGCGCGCGCCCACCGAGCGTGGAGACGGCGGGATCTCATCGACCTGCTGCGAAACGAACTGAACCCGGCGCACCCGCATCGCGAGATGCCTATCCATCACGCGAGATGACGGGCGCGCATTTCCTGCTGCATCCCGATGGCGCCGATCAGCCCGATCGGCACACCACCTCGCATCCGACAACCCGCGCCGTGCGAGTTCGTTCCTGTTCGCGGGGCGGATTCACCACCTCGTCGCCTGCCATGGCGGGACGGTCGAAAAGCGCCGGGCCTGCGTGCCGACGGCGACGGGCGGTGCATCGCCCCTCACATCGGCGCAATTCAATGCAATTGCATTCAACCGGCGCCGCCTCGCCCCTGCAATTTGCCGCAACCGGGCCCTAAAACCCCCTCGGCTTGGTTGCATCCCCGGAATCGCCTGCTATATCGCTCGTCCGCTTACCTGCGCTCGTGTGCAGGAGTGAGCCACAGGAGAACGACATGACCGACAAGACCCCCGCCGACAAAGCCGCCGCCGACAAGGCCGCCGCCTCCGGCTTCCAGTTCACCCTCTCCAATCTCAAGCCGGCGGTGAACGCCGGGCAGATCACCGTGACCTTCCCGGACGGCAAGACCCGCGATTATCCGCGCGGCACCACCGGGCTGGAGATCGCCAAGGGGATCTCGCCGTCGCTGGCCAAGCGCACCGTGGCGATGGCGCTGAACGGCGTGCTGACCGACCTCGCCGACGGCATCGAAGACAACGCCGCGATCGATTTCGTCGCCCGCGACGATGCCCGCGCGCTGGAGCTGATCCGGCACGATTGCGCCCATGTGCTCGCCGAAGCGGTGCAGAGCCTGTGGCCGGGCACCCAGGTGACGATCGGCCCGACCATCGAGAACGGGTTCTACTACGACTTCTTCCGCAACGAGCCGTTCACGCCCGAGGACTTCGGCGCGATCGAGAAGAAGATGCGCGAGATCATCCAGCGCGACAAACCCTTCACCAAGGAAATCTGGAGCCGCGACCAGACCAAGCAGGTGTTCGCCGACAATGGCGAGATGTTCAAGGTCGAGCTGGTGGACGCGATCCCCGAAGACCAGACCATCAAGATCTACAAGCAGGGCGACTGGTTCGATCTGTGCCGCGGCCCGCATATGACCTCGACCGGCAAGATCGGCACCGCGTTCAAGCTGATGAAGGTGGCCGGCGCGTATTGGCGCGGCGACAGCAACAATCCGATGCTGACCCGCATCTACGGCACCGCCTTCGCCAAGCAGGAGGACCTCGACGCTTACCTGAAGCAGATCGAGGAAGCCGAGAAGCGCGACCACCGCAAGCTCGGCCGCGAGCTCGACCTGTTCCACTTCCAGGAGGAAGGCCCCGGCGTGGTGTTCTGGCACGCCAAGGGCTGGAGCATCTTCCAGTCGCTGGTCGGCTATATGCGCCGCCGGCTCGCCGGCGACTACGACGAGGTCAACGCGCCGCAGATCCTCGACAAGGTGCTGTGGGAGACCTCCGGCCACTGGGACTGGTACCGCGAGAACATGTTCGCGGCGCAGTCCGCCGGCGAGGACGCCGAGGACAAGCGCTGGTTTGCGCTGAAGCCGATGAACTGCCCCGGCCACGTGCAGATCTTCAAACATGGTTTGAAGAGCTATCGCGATCTGCCGCTGCGCATGGCCGAGTTCGGCATCGTGCATCGTTACGAGCCGTCCGGCGCGATGCACGGGCTGATGCGGGTGCGCGGCTTCACCCAGGACGACGCGCATGTGTTCTGCACCGAGGCGCAGCTCGCCGACGAGTGCATGAAGATCAACGATCTGATCCTGTCGACCTATTCCGACTTCGGCTTCGACGGCGAACTGACGGTGAAGCTGTCGACCCGGCCGGACAAGCGCGTCGGCACCGACGAGATGTGGGACCACGCCGAGCGGGTGATGGCGACCGTGCTGTCCGAGATCAAGGCCAGCGGCGGCAACCGGATCAAGACCGAGATCAACCCGGGCGAAGGCGCGTTCTACGGGCCGAAGTTCGAATACGTGCTGCGCGACGCGATCGGCCGCGACTGGCAATGCGGCACCACCCAGGTCGACTTCAACCTGCCGGAACGGTTCGGCGCGTTCTACATCGACGCCGACGGCGCCAAGAAGGCGCCCGTCATGGTGCATCGCGCGATCTGCGGCTCGATGGAGCGCTTCATCGGCATCCTGATCGAGCACTTCGCCGGCAACTTCCCGCTTTGGCTGGCGCCGGTGCAGCTCGTGGTCGCGACCATCACCTCGGAGGGCGACGAATACGCCAAGCAGGTCGTCGCCGCGGCGCGGCGCGCGGGCCTGCGCGTCGACATCGATCTGCGCAACGAGAAGATCAACCTGAAGGTGCGCGAGCATTCGCTGGCGAAGATTCCGGCCTTGCTCGTCGTCGGCCGCAAGGAAGCCGAGACCCATTCGGTCTCGGTGCGACGGCTCGGCAGCGACGGCCAGACCGTGATGCCGACCGCCGAGGCGATCGCCGCTTTGGTCGACGAGGCGACGCCGCCGGACGTGCGAAGGATGCGCGCGCAGGCGGCGTAATCGCCGCGCGGCGGCGTCAGGCCGCCTCACCTGCGCCCTTGATCAGGGACTCGGCCGGAATGCCGAGCCCCTGATGCAGTTTACGGATCATCGGCAGCGTCAGATCGCGCTTGCGATTGAGCACCTCGTGCACCCGATTGCGGCTGCCGATGAACGGAATCAGATCGCGCGGCTGCAGATCGTTCTGCTCCATGTGATAGCGGATCGCCTCCACCGGATCGGGCAGATCGAGCGGATAGTGCTTGCGCTCCCAGGCTTCGACCAAGGTGACCAGCACGTCGAGCCGGTCGCCGTCCGGCGTATTCCGCCGCGCGCTCATCAGCTCCTCGATCTGCCTGAGCGCCCGGCGATAATCGCGCTGCGACTTGATCGGAACCACGTCCATGACGAACCTCAAACGGTTTGCGCGTCGATCGCATCGTAGTCGCGATGCGTGCCGACGAAACGAATATAGACCACGCGATACGGATAGTTGATCCAGACCACGATCCGATATTTGTTGCCCGCGATGTTGAATACCGCGCGGCCATCCTTCAGAATGCTGACGGTGCGGATATCGTGTTTCAGGTCCGCCGGGCGCGACCAATCCGCCGACCGAACGTGCCTGAACCACGCCATCAATGGCTCTCGCGCGTCTTCGATGCCCGGCCGGGCGAGAAACGTTTTGATCGTGCTGAGCGCTATCACCCTCACCGCGATAGTCTAGCATGGTCCCATATTGGGACCAAGCTGAAAGCGGAATGGAGGCTGCACCCGGCAGACGTCGCCCGATGCGGCCTGATCTGCGGACCGGGCGCGCTGCCTCGCCTGCCCGCCAAGTCGCGCGCGGCTTCAAGCGTTGCGGTCGACCGTGGCCGATTGCGCGACGGCCTTCCGCATCGCGGCGATGGCGGCGTCGAGTTCGGCGCGGCTGTATTGCGGCGCCGTGCCGGAGCTCGGCGTCCATTCGCTTTGCGCCTTGGCGGTGTCGGCGATCTCGACCTTGCCGCCGAGCAGCCTGGCGTAGGTCTCCGCCCGCCATTGCGCCAGCGCCGGGCCGACCAGCGACGGCTCGTCGAGACCGCTGACGGCGGATGCGGCGGCGTTGCTCATCTCCGCGATGCCGCCATTGTACAGAGTCGCCACCACCTGATTGCCGACCTTGACGGTGGCGTAGACGTCGTCCGGCTCGTTGTCCGAGCGGCCCCGCGGGCCCGTTTCCTGCTGCTGCAGCCAGATCCGGGCGACGTCATCGACTTCGGCGGACGTCGCCTTCCGGACCGCCTCCGGATGCGCCTTCATCAGATCGGCGAAGCTGTACACGTCGCCTTCGAAGCTGAGGCCGTTCTTGTCGGTCGACTTGTCCGACTGCACCTTCGTCACATGCGCATATGGCGTCAGCACATGGCCGTGTCGGTCGGTGATGTTCATGGTGCGCGCCTCATCGCAGATTTCTCCGCGAAACGGGTTGCAAACTCCGCGCCACGAAGAAGCCTCGTCGGATCAACACGATCGCGCGGCGCTCCCGGCCGGCATCGCGGCGACAATTGCCGGTGGCGGCAAGCTTTTCCTATTCCTATGGCGAAGCGCGATGGTCGCGCGCGCCGGATTGGTATGGTTCTGATCGAACCTTGCGCCGACATGCGATAGATTGCCGGCAGGAAGCGTGCGCCCGCGGATCGCTGCCGCGGGCGGCGCTGGAGCAGATGGAGAG
This genomic window contains:
- a CDS encoding type II toxin-antitoxin system HigB family toxin, with protein sequence MRVIALSTIKTFLARPGIEDAREPLMAWFRHVRSADWSRPADLKHDIRTVSILKDGRAVFNIAGNKYRIVVWINYPYRVVYIRFVGTHRDYDAIDAQTV